In Ailuropoda melanoleuca isolate Jingjing chromosome X, ASM200744v2, whole genome shotgun sequence, a single genomic region encodes these proteins:
- the CCDC120 gene encoding coiled-coil domain-containing protein 120 isoform X1: MEVKGQLISSPTFNASAALFGEAAPQVKSERLRGLLDRQRALQEALSLKLQELRKVCLQEAELTGQLPPECPLEPGERPQLVRRRPPAARAYPPSHPNPAHHSLCPAEELALEALEREVSVQQQIAAAARRLALAPELSVEQRRRRRQVQADALRRLHELEEQLGDLRARLGLPGLPPPQPLGLAPGAALTAQGVCLGTRLAQLSQEDVVLHSESSSLSESGASHDNEEPRGCFPLAERPSPPKAWDQLRAVSGGSPERRTPWKPPPSDLYGDLKSRRNSVASPTSPTRSLPRSASSFEGRSVPATPVLTRGAGPQLCKPEGLHSRQWSGSQDSQMGFPRADPASDRASLFAARTRRSNSSEALLVDRAAGGGAGSPPEPLAPPAAGPPVCKSSEVLYERPQPAPAFSSRTAGPPDPPRAARPSSAAPASRGAPRLPPVCGDFLLDYSLDRGLPRSAGGGAGWGELLPAPELPGPLSRRDGLLTVLPGPPPVYAADGSSPLLRSKDPHTRAARTKPCGLPLEAAEGPEVHPTPLLWVPPPARLPPAGERSGHKNLALEGLRDWYIRNSGLAAGPQRRPVLPHVGPQHPPFLHARCYEVGQALYGAPSQAPLPHSRSFTAPPVSGRMRCPSLCPICPSQEAGPAGGPKGRAVGCVVSWDAAVVGPGIWSMPGKSSGDVWPQAASRLPWLSFHPPLFKQIYTSCVFYDTCDFLELGVPLPPLPGVQLFFFYQWIWAQDTTHTGRGFL; this comes from the exons ATGGAAGTCAAAGGTCAGCTGATCAGCTCGCCTACCTTCAATGCCTCAG CTGCCCTGTTCGGAGAGGCTGCTCCCCAGGTGAAGTCAGAGCGTTTGCGGGGGCTGCTCGACCGGCAGCGGGCCCTGCAGGAGGCCCTGAGCCTGAAACTTCAGGAGCTCCGCAAAGTGTGTCTCCAGGAGGCG GAGCTGACTGGCCAGCTGCCCCCCGAGTGCCCGCTGGAGCCTGGTGAACGGCCCCAGTTGGTCCGCCGGCGGCCCCCTGCAGCCCGAGCCTACCCTCCATCGCACCCCAACCCAGCACACCACTCCCTGTGCCCTGCCGAG GAGCTGGCTCTGGAGGCCCTGGAGCGGGAGGTGTCGGTGCAGCAGCAGATCGCGGCCGCCGCCCGCCGCCTGGCCTTGGCCCCCGAGCTGAGCGTTGAGCAGCGCCGCCGCCGGCGCCAGGTGCAGGCAGATGCGCTGCGGAGGCTGCACGAGCTGGAGGAGCAGCTGGGGGACCTCCGGGCCCGCCTCGGCCTCCCGGGGCTCCCACCGCCAcagcccctgggcctggccccgGGGGCGGCCCTCACCGCACAGGGGGTGTGCCTGGGCACGCGCCTGGCTCAGCTCAGCCAAG AGGACGTCGTTCTGCACTCGGAGAGCAGCTCCCTCTCAGAGTCTGGGGCCAGCCATGATAATG AGGAGCCCCGGGGCTGCTTCCCTCTGGCCGAGCGCCCCTCGCCACCCAAGGCCTGGGACCAGCTGCGGGCCGTATCTGGGGGCAGCCCTGAGCGGCGAACCCCATGGAAGCCACCACCGTCAGATCTTTATGGGGATCTGAAGAGCAGGCGGAACTCTGTGGCCAGCCCCACCAG CCCCACGCGCTCGCTGCCCAGGAGTGCCTCCAGTTTTGAGGGGCGAAGCGTGCCTGCCACCCCTGTCCTCACCCGGGGCGCTGGCCCCCAGCTCTGCAA accCGAAGGCCTCCATTCTCGCCAGTGGTCCGGCAGCCAGGACTCCCAGATGGGCTTCCCCCGGGCAGACCCTGCCTCCGACCGTGCCTCCCTCTTCGCAGCCCGCACCCGTCGCAGCAACAGTTCTGAGGCCCTGCTTGTGGACCGGGCGGCCGGTGGGGGAGCTGGCTCCCCGCCTGAGCCTCTGGCTCCCCCTGCCGCTGGCCCCCCGGTCTGCAAGAGCAGCGAGGTTCTGTATGAGCGCCCACAACCAgcccctgccttctcctcccgCACAGCTGGCCCCCCAGACCCTCCCCGGGCCGCCCGGCCTAGCTCAGCGGCCCCTGCCTCCCGTGGAGCCCCCCGGCTCCCACCTGTGTGCGGGGACTTCCTCTTGGACTATTCCCTGGACCGGGGCCTGCCCCGCAGCGCCGGCGGTGGGGCGGGCTGGGGGGAGCTGCTGCCTGCACCTGAGCTCCCAGGACCCCTCTCCCGCCGGGATGGGCTGCTCACCGTGCTCCCAGGCCCGCCACCCGTGTATGCAGCCGACGGCAGCAGCCCCCTCCTCCGCAGCAAGGACCCCCACACCCGTGCCGCCCGCACCAAGCCCTGTGGCCTGCCCCTGGAGGCCGCCGAGGGCCCAGAGGTGCACCCAACCCCCCTGCTGTGGGTGCCCCCGCCCGCCCGTCTCCCCCCAGCTGGCGAGCGCAGCGGCCATAAGAACCTTGCCCTGGAGGGGCTGCGGGACTGGTACATCCGCAACTCGGGACTGGCCGCCGGCCCCCAGCGGCGGCCTGTGCTCCCCCACGTGGGCCCGCAACACCCGCCCTTCCTCCATGCCCGCTGCTATGAGGTGGGCCAAGCGCTGTATGGGGCCCCCAGCCAGGCGCCGCTCCCGCACTCGAGGAGTTTCACGGCACCCCCTGTCTCCGGCAG GATGAGatgccccagcctctgccctaTCTGTCCCAGTCAGGAAGCCGGGCCTGCAGGAGGGCCAAAGGGCAGAGCCGTCGGCTGTGTTGTGTCCTGGGATGCTGCGGTGGTGGGACCTGGCATCTGGTCAATGCCGGGAAAATCCTCAGGTGACGTCTGGCCACAGGCTGCGTCACGTCTTCCTTGGCTTTCTTTCCATCCACCACTTTTTAAACAAATCTACACAAGCTGTGTTTTCTATGATACCTGTGACTTTCTGGAGCTGGGGGTCCCCCTACCTCCTTTACCTGGtgttcaacttttctttttctaccaatGGATCTGGGCCCAAGACACTACCCACACTGGAAGGGGATTTCTATAA
- the CCDC120 gene encoding coiled-coil domain-containing protein 120 isoform X2, protein MEVKGQLISSPTFNASAALFGEAAPQVKSERLRGLLDRQRALQEALSLKLQELRKVCLQEAELTGQLPPECPLEPGERPQLVRRRPPAARAYPPSHPNPAHHSLCPAEELALEALEREVSVQQQIAAAARRLALAPELSVEQRRRRRQVQADALRRLHELEEQLGDLRARLGLPGLPPPQPLGLAPGAALTAQGVCLGTRLAQLSQEDVVLHSESSSLSESGASHDNEEPRGCFPLAERPSPPKAWDQLRAVSGGSPERRTPWKPPPSDLYGDLKSRRNSVASPTSPTRSLPRSASSFEGRSVPATPVLTRGAGPQLCKPEGLHSRQWSGSQDSQMGFPRADPASDRASLFAARTRRSNSSEALLVDRAAGGGAGSPPEPLAPPAAGPPVCKSSEVLYERPQPAPAFSSRTAGPPDPPRAARPSSAAPASRGAPRLPPVCGDFLLDYSLDRGLPRSAGGGAGWGELLPAPELPGPLSRRDGLLTVLPGPPPVYAADGSSPLLRSKDPHTRAARTKPCGLPLEAAEGPEVHPTPLLWVPPPARLPPAGERSGHKNLALEGLRDWYIRNSGLAAGPQRRPVLPHVGPQHPPFLHARCYEVGQALYGAPSQAPLPHSRSFTAPPVSGRYGGCFY, encoded by the exons ATGGAAGTCAAAGGTCAGCTGATCAGCTCGCCTACCTTCAATGCCTCAG CTGCCCTGTTCGGAGAGGCTGCTCCCCAGGTGAAGTCAGAGCGTTTGCGGGGGCTGCTCGACCGGCAGCGGGCCCTGCAGGAGGCCCTGAGCCTGAAACTTCAGGAGCTCCGCAAAGTGTGTCTCCAGGAGGCG GAGCTGACTGGCCAGCTGCCCCCCGAGTGCCCGCTGGAGCCTGGTGAACGGCCCCAGTTGGTCCGCCGGCGGCCCCCTGCAGCCCGAGCCTACCCTCCATCGCACCCCAACCCAGCACACCACTCCCTGTGCCCTGCCGAG GAGCTGGCTCTGGAGGCCCTGGAGCGGGAGGTGTCGGTGCAGCAGCAGATCGCGGCCGCCGCCCGCCGCCTGGCCTTGGCCCCCGAGCTGAGCGTTGAGCAGCGCCGCCGCCGGCGCCAGGTGCAGGCAGATGCGCTGCGGAGGCTGCACGAGCTGGAGGAGCAGCTGGGGGACCTCCGGGCCCGCCTCGGCCTCCCGGGGCTCCCACCGCCAcagcccctgggcctggccccgGGGGCGGCCCTCACCGCACAGGGGGTGTGCCTGGGCACGCGCCTGGCTCAGCTCAGCCAAG AGGACGTCGTTCTGCACTCGGAGAGCAGCTCCCTCTCAGAGTCTGGGGCCAGCCATGATAATG AGGAGCCCCGGGGCTGCTTCCCTCTGGCCGAGCGCCCCTCGCCACCCAAGGCCTGGGACCAGCTGCGGGCCGTATCTGGGGGCAGCCCTGAGCGGCGAACCCCATGGAAGCCACCACCGTCAGATCTTTATGGGGATCTGAAGAGCAGGCGGAACTCTGTGGCCAGCCCCACCAG CCCCACGCGCTCGCTGCCCAGGAGTGCCTCCAGTTTTGAGGGGCGAAGCGTGCCTGCCACCCCTGTCCTCACCCGGGGCGCTGGCCCCCAGCTCTGCAA accCGAAGGCCTCCATTCTCGCCAGTGGTCCGGCAGCCAGGACTCCCAGATGGGCTTCCCCCGGGCAGACCCTGCCTCCGACCGTGCCTCCCTCTTCGCAGCCCGCACCCGTCGCAGCAACAGTTCTGAGGCCCTGCTTGTGGACCGGGCGGCCGGTGGGGGAGCTGGCTCCCCGCCTGAGCCTCTGGCTCCCCCTGCCGCTGGCCCCCCGGTCTGCAAGAGCAGCGAGGTTCTGTATGAGCGCCCACAACCAgcccctgccttctcctcccgCACAGCTGGCCCCCCAGACCCTCCCCGGGCCGCCCGGCCTAGCTCAGCGGCCCCTGCCTCCCGTGGAGCCCCCCGGCTCCCACCTGTGTGCGGGGACTTCCTCTTGGACTATTCCCTGGACCGGGGCCTGCCCCGCAGCGCCGGCGGTGGGGCGGGCTGGGGGGAGCTGCTGCCTGCACCTGAGCTCCCAGGACCCCTCTCCCGCCGGGATGGGCTGCTCACCGTGCTCCCAGGCCCGCCACCCGTGTATGCAGCCGACGGCAGCAGCCCCCTCCTCCGCAGCAAGGACCCCCACACCCGTGCCGCCCGCACCAAGCCCTGTGGCCTGCCCCTGGAGGCCGCCGAGGGCCCAGAGGTGCACCCAACCCCCCTGCTGTGGGTGCCCCCGCCCGCCCGTCTCCCCCCAGCTGGCGAGCGCAGCGGCCATAAGAACCTTGCCCTGGAGGGGCTGCGGGACTGGTACATCCGCAACTCGGGACTGGCCGCCGGCCCCCAGCGGCGGCCTGTGCTCCCCCACGTGGGCCCGCAACACCCGCCCTTCCTCCATGCCCGCTGCTATGAGGTGGGCCAAGCGCTGTATGGGGCCCCCAGCCAGGCGCCGCTCCCGCACTCGAGGAGTTTCACGGCACCCCCTGTCTCCGGCAGGTATGGGGGGTGCTTTTACTGA
- the CCDC120 gene encoding coiled-coil domain-containing protein 120 isoform X3 gives MEVKGQLISSPTFNASAALFGEAAPQVKSERLRGLLDRQRALQEALSLKLQELRKVCLQEAELTGQLPPECPLEPGERPQLVRRRPPAARAYPPSHPNPAHHSLCPAEELALEALEREVSVQQQIAAAARRLALAPELSVEQRRRRRQVQADALRRLHELEEQLGDLRARLGLPGLPPPQPLGLAPGAALTAQGVCLGTRLAQLSQEDVVLHSESSSLSESGASHDNEEPRGCFPLAERPSPPKAWDQLRAVSGGSPERRTPWKPPPSDLYGDLKSRRNSVASPTSPTRSLPRSASSFEGRSVPATPVLTRGAGPQLCKPEGLHSRQWSGSQDSQMGFPRADPASDRASLFAARTRRSNSSEALLVDRAAGGGAGSPPEPLAPPAAGPPVCKSSEVLYERPQPAPAFSSRTAGPPDPPRAARPSSAAPASRGAPRLPPVCGDFLLDYSLDRGLPRSAGGGAGWGELLPAPELPGPLSRRDGLLTVLPGPPPVYAADGSSPLLRSKDPHTRAARTKPCGLPLEAAEGPEVHPTPLLWVPPPARLPPAGERSGHKNLALEGLRDWYIRNSGLAAGPQRRPVLPHVGPQHPPFLHARCYEVGQALYGAPSQAPLPHSRSFTAPPVSGRYYADFLYPPELSARLSDLTLEGEQSSSSDPQTPGTLV, from the exons ATGGAAGTCAAAGGTCAGCTGATCAGCTCGCCTACCTTCAATGCCTCAG CTGCCCTGTTCGGAGAGGCTGCTCCCCAGGTGAAGTCAGAGCGTTTGCGGGGGCTGCTCGACCGGCAGCGGGCCCTGCAGGAGGCCCTGAGCCTGAAACTTCAGGAGCTCCGCAAAGTGTGTCTCCAGGAGGCG GAGCTGACTGGCCAGCTGCCCCCCGAGTGCCCGCTGGAGCCTGGTGAACGGCCCCAGTTGGTCCGCCGGCGGCCCCCTGCAGCCCGAGCCTACCCTCCATCGCACCCCAACCCAGCACACCACTCCCTGTGCCCTGCCGAG GAGCTGGCTCTGGAGGCCCTGGAGCGGGAGGTGTCGGTGCAGCAGCAGATCGCGGCCGCCGCCCGCCGCCTGGCCTTGGCCCCCGAGCTGAGCGTTGAGCAGCGCCGCCGCCGGCGCCAGGTGCAGGCAGATGCGCTGCGGAGGCTGCACGAGCTGGAGGAGCAGCTGGGGGACCTCCGGGCCCGCCTCGGCCTCCCGGGGCTCCCACCGCCAcagcccctgggcctggccccgGGGGCGGCCCTCACCGCACAGGGGGTGTGCCTGGGCACGCGCCTGGCTCAGCTCAGCCAAG AGGACGTCGTTCTGCACTCGGAGAGCAGCTCCCTCTCAGAGTCTGGGGCCAGCCATGATAATG AGGAGCCCCGGGGCTGCTTCCCTCTGGCCGAGCGCCCCTCGCCACCCAAGGCCTGGGACCAGCTGCGGGCCGTATCTGGGGGCAGCCCTGAGCGGCGAACCCCATGGAAGCCACCACCGTCAGATCTTTATGGGGATCTGAAGAGCAGGCGGAACTCTGTGGCCAGCCCCACCAG CCCCACGCGCTCGCTGCCCAGGAGTGCCTCCAGTTTTGAGGGGCGAAGCGTGCCTGCCACCCCTGTCCTCACCCGGGGCGCTGGCCCCCAGCTCTGCAA accCGAAGGCCTCCATTCTCGCCAGTGGTCCGGCAGCCAGGACTCCCAGATGGGCTTCCCCCGGGCAGACCCTGCCTCCGACCGTGCCTCCCTCTTCGCAGCCCGCACCCGTCGCAGCAACAGTTCTGAGGCCCTGCTTGTGGACCGGGCGGCCGGTGGGGGAGCTGGCTCCCCGCCTGAGCCTCTGGCTCCCCCTGCCGCTGGCCCCCCGGTCTGCAAGAGCAGCGAGGTTCTGTATGAGCGCCCACAACCAgcccctgccttctcctcccgCACAGCTGGCCCCCCAGACCCTCCCCGGGCCGCCCGGCCTAGCTCAGCGGCCCCTGCCTCCCGTGGAGCCCCCCGGCTCCCACCTGTGTGCGGGGACTTCCTCTTGGACTATTCCCTGGACCGGGGCCTGCCCCGCAGCGCCGGCGGTGGGGCGGGCTGGGGGGAGCTGCTGCCTGCACCTGAGCTCCCAGGACCCCTCTCCCGCCGGGATGGGCTGCTCACCGTGCTCCCAGGCCCGCCACCCGTGTATGCAGCCGACGGCAGCAGCCCCCTCCTCCGCAGCAAGGACCCCCACACCCGTGCCGCCCGCACCAAGCCCTGTGGCCTGCCCCTGGAGGCCGCCGAGGGCCCAGAGGTGCACCCAACCCCCCTGCTGTGGGTGCCCCCGCCCGCCCGTCTCCCCCCAGCTGGCGAGCGCAGCGGCCATAAGAACCTTGCCCTGGAGGGGCTGCGGGACTGGTACATCCGCAACTCGGGACTGGCCGCCGGCCCCCAGCGGCGGCCTGTGCTCCCCCACGTGGGCCCGCAACACCCGCCCTTCCTCCATGCCCGCTGCTATGAGGTGGGCCAAGCGCTGTATGGGGCCCCCAGCCAGGCGCCGCTCCCGCACTCGAGGAGTTTCACGGCACCCCCTGTCTCCGGCAG ATACTACGCGGACTTCCTGTACCCCCCGGAGCTGAGCGCTCGTTTAAGTGACCTGACGCTAGAGGGGGAGCAGTCCTCCAGTTCTGATCCCCAGACCCCGGGGACACTGGTCTGA
- the PRAF2 gene encoding PRA1 family protein 2 codes for MSEVRLPPLRALDDFVLGSARLAAPDPCDPQRWCHRVINNLLYYQTNYLLCFGFGLALAGYVRPLHTLLSALVVTVALGALVWAAETQAAVRRCRRSHPAACLAAVLSVGLLVLWAVGGACTFLLSIAGPVLLILVHASLRLRNLKNKIENKIESIGLKRTPMGLLLEALGQEQEAGS; via the exons ATGTCGGAGGTGCGGCTGCCACCGCTACGCGCCCTGGACGACTTCGTTCTGGGGTCGGCGCGTCTGGCGGCTCCGGATCCGTGCGACCCGCAGCGATGGTGCCACCGCGTCATCAACAACCTCCTCTACTACCAAACCAACTACCTTCTGTGCTTCGGCTTCGGTCTTGCTCTAgctgg GTACGTGCGCCCGCTGCACACCCTCCTAAGCGCGCTGGTGGTGACGGTGGCCCTCGGCGCGCTGGTGTGGGCGGCCGAGACTCAAGCAGCCGTGCGCCGCTGCCGCCGCAGCCACCCTGCCGCCTGCCTGGCCGCAGTGCTTTCCGTCGGCCTCCTAGTTCTCTGGGCCGTGGGCGGCGCTTGCACCTTCCTGCTGAGCATCGCCGGGCCTGTGCTTC TGATTCTGGTGCACGCCTCACTGCGCCTGCGAAACCTCAAGAACAAGATCGAGAACAAGATTGAGAGTATTGGTCTCAAGCGGACGCCAATGGGGCTGCTACTGGAGGCGCTGGGACAAGAGCAGGAGGCTGGATCCTAG